The Bubalus bubalis isolate 160015118507 breed Murrah chromosome 1, NDDB_SH_1, whole genome shotgun sequence genome includes a region encoding these proteins:
- the AIRE gene encoding autoimmune regulator: MAGEARAGGDAALRRLLRLHRTEIAVAVDSAFPLLHALADHDVVPEDKFQETLRLKEKEGCPQAFHALLSWLLTQDAGAILDFWRVLFKDYNLERYARLQPILDTFPKDVDLSQPRKGRRPPAGPKATVLLPRPPTKRKALEDPRTAPPAAPSPRGTSSPANTGSQTKAKPAKKPESNAEPQRLPLGNGIQTMSTSVQRAMAVSSGDVPGARGAVEGILIQQVFESGGSKKCIQVGGEFYTPNKFEDPTGGKNKTRSSSLKTLVRAKGTQAPAPGGGDSRASPRDRAPAPPALPSEPQLHQKNEDECAACRDGGELLCCDGCPRAFHLACLTPPLSEIPSGTWRCSNCVQGTTAQRDLPRAEQSRPQELPAETPAFLGLRSGEEARALPTGLPPGTDAAVTYKHLLAPPSVAPLPVLDPSALRPLLCVGPEGQQGPVPGARCGVCGDGADALRCAHCAAAFHWRCHFPGCATRPGAALRCRACSGDTAPAPGEGAPAASPARPAPATPKLTAGAVGPGAQAGDDSAGHEPVLHRDDLESLLSEHSFDGILQWAIQSMSRPLAEAPTFPS; this comes from the exons ATGGCGGGCGAGGCCCGGGCCGGTGGGGACGCGGCGCTGCGCCGCCTGCTGAGGCTGCACCGCACGGAGATCGCGGTGGCCGTGGACAGCGCCTTCCCGCTGCTGCACGCGCTGGCCGACCACGACGTGGTCCCCGAGGACAAGTTCCAG GAGACTCTGCGCCTGAAGGAGAAGGAGGGCTGTCCACAGGCCTTCCACGCGCTCCTCTCGTGGCTCCTGACCCAGGACGCCGGCGCCATCCTGGACTTCTGGAGGGTTCTTTTCAAGGACTACAACCTGGAGAGATACGCCCGGCTGCAGCCCATCCTGGACACCTTCCCCAAAG ATGTGGACCTCAGCCAGCCCCGGAAGGGGAGGAGGCCCCCGGCTGGTCCCAAGGCCACTGTGCTGCTGCCCAGGCCCCCCACCAAGAGGAAGGCACTCGAGGACCCGCGGACTGCTCCACCAGCAGCCCCGTCCCCAAGGGGCACCTCCAGTCCAG CCAACACAGGCTCCCAAACCAAGGCCAAGCCCGCCAAGAAGCCTGAGAGCAATGCAGAACCACAGCGCCTCCCGCTGGGCAACG GAATTCAGACCATGTCCACTTCGGTCCAGAGAGCCATGGCTGTGTCCTCTGGGGACGTCCCAGGAGCCCGCGGGGCCGTGGAGGGGATCCTTATCCAGCAAGTGTTTGAGTCAG GTGGCTCCAAGAAGTGCATCCAGGTTGGGGGGGAGTTTTACACGCCCAACAAGTTTGAAGACCCCACTGGGGGAAAGAACAAGACCCGCAGCAGCAGCCTGAAGACCCTGGTCAGAGCCAAGGGGACCCAGGCCCCTGCCCCT GGTGGAGGTGACTCCAGGGCTAGCCCACGGGACAgggccccagcccctcctgccctccccagcGAGCCCCAGCTGCACCAG AAGAATGAGGACGAGTGTGCGGCCTGCCGGGATGGCGGGGAGCTGCTCTGTTGTGATGGCTGCCCCCGTGCCTTCCACCTGGCCTGCCTGACCCCGCCGCTCAGCGAGATCCCCAG TGGGACCTGGAGGTGCTCCAACTGCGTCCAGGGAACAACAGCCCAGCGGGACCTGCCCCGGGCAGAGCAATCCCGGCCCCAGGAGCTGCCCGCAGAGACCCCG GCCTTCCTGGGTCTGAGGTCAGGGGAAGAGGCGAGGGCACTGCCCACGGGGCTGCCCCCTGGGACGGACGCTGCGGTCACCTACAAGCACCTGCTGGCCCCGCCCTCTGTAGCTCCCCTGCCCGTGCTCGACCCCTCTGCCCTGCGCCCCCTACTGTGCGTGGGCCCTGAGGGGCAGCAG GGCCCGGTGCCCGGCGCGCGCTGCGGGGTGTGCGGGGACGGCGCGGACGCGCTGCGGTGTGCACACTGCGCGGCCGCCTTCCACTGGCGCTGCCACTTCCCCGGCTGCGCCACTCGGCCTGG GGCCGCCCTGCGCTGCAGAGCCTGCTCAGGAGACACCGCCCCggcccctggggagggggcgcCTGCCGCGAGCCCCGCCCGCCCGGCTCCCGCGACCCCCAAGCTCACCGCCGGCGCCGTCGGCCCTGGGGCGCAG GCGGGGGACGATTCTGCTGGTCATGAGCCGGTTCTACACAGGGATGACCTGGAGTCCCTCCTGAGTGAG CACTCCTTTGACGGCATCCTGCAGTGGGCCATCCAGAGCATGTCCCGCCCACTGGCTGAGGCACCCACCTTCCCCTCCTGA